The following proteins are encoded in a genomic region of Phycisphaera sp.:
- the rplC gene encoding 50S ribosomal protein L3, with protein MAGGNDKLGLIGRKIGMTRVYQDGVSIPVTAIEVAPAVVTQVRSPERDGYSAVQIGGEDARPRRSTFQIMGHDAKAGTGPKAVHVEYRMDEAEAGEFELGQTLSVEHFQNVKYVDVAGTSKGKGFAGTMKRHNFKGLRATHGVERKHRSPGSIGGHANNAGKAGRIKKGKKMNGQMGNVRVTVRNLDVVRVEPERNLLLVKGPVPGANGGVVHIRPSIRLRPTKAAAQKAAG; from the coding sequence ATGGCAGGCGGAAACGACAAACTGGGACTCATCGGTCGCAAGATCGGCATGACCCGCGTCTACCAGGACGGCGTATCGATCCCCGTGACGGCGATCGAGGTCGCTCCGGCGGTGGTCACCCAGGTCCGCTCGCCCGAGCGTGACGGCTACTCGGCCGTCCAGATCGGCGGCGAGGACGCCCGCCCGCGCCGCTCCACCTTCCAGATCATGGGCCACGACGCCAAGGCGGGCACGGGCCCCAAAGCCGTCCACGTCGAGTATCGCATGGACGAGGCCGAGGCGGGCGAGTTCGAGCTGGGCCAGACCCTCTCGGTCGAGCATTTCCAGAACGTCAAGTACGTTGACGTCGCAGGCACCAGCAAGGGCAAGGGCTTCGCCGGTACCATGAAGCGGCACAACTTCAAGGGCCTGCGCGCCACCCACGGCGTGGAGCGCAAGCACCGTTCGCCCGGTTCGATCGGCGGTCACGCGAACAACGCGGGTAAGGCCGGTCGGATCAAGAAGGGCAAGAAGATGAACGGCCAGATGGGCAACGTGCGCGTCACCGTTCGCAATCTCGATGTTGTTCGGGTCGAGCCGGAGCGTAACCTCCTGCTGGTCAAGGGCCCCGTGCCCGGGGCCAACGGCGGCGTGGTTCACATCCGCCCCTCGATCCGTTTGCGGCCCACCAAGGCCGCCGCCCAGAAGGCCGCTGGCTGA
- the rpsS gene encoding 30S ribosomal protein S19, with amino-acid sequence MGRSLKKGPYVDEKLYTKVMKQQESGEREPIKTWARRCTIVPEFVGHTFQVHNGRAFLEVFVTEDMVGHKLGEFSMTRTFRGHTNKKEGIKSGK; translated from the coding sequence ATGGGTCGTAGCCTCAAGAAGGGTCCGTACGTCGACGAGAAGCTGTACACGAAGGTGATGAAGCAGCAGGAGTCGGGCGAGCGCGAGCCCATCAAGACCTGGGCCCGCCGGTGCACGATCGTGCCCGAGTTCGTGGGCCACACGTTCCAGGTGCATAACGGCCGTGCATTCTTGGAGGTGTTCGTGACCGAGGACATGGTGGGCCACAAGCTCGGCGAGTTCTCGATGACGCGGACCTTCCGGGGTCACACGAACAAGAAGGAAGGCATCAAGTCGGGCAAGTAA
- the rplD gene encoding 50S ribosomal protein L4, which yields MDVPVYNMKGDSVGSMSIDEAILGGSLNPQLIKQAYVCYHANLRQGSARTKGRGEIHGSTRKIYKQKGTGRARHGNNKAPQFRKGGHAHEKRRTRVDYHMSMPKKMRRKANLNALLAKLIDNEVKIVDSVKFDKPSTKGMNSLLSALGINRTVLLALPEGAVDARLSARNIDDISLCRSDQLTAWNLLNNRFVIIEKAELEAFLAGPHTQTGKDAKTEPRGRQAATTDGEAA from the coding sequence ATGGATGTGCCGGTCTACAACATGAAGGGCGATTCGGTCGGCTCGATGTCGATCGACGAGGCCATTCTCGGCGGGTCGCTGAACCCGCAACTGATCAAGCAGGCCTACGTCTGCTACCACGCCAATCTGCGCCAGGGCAGCGCCCGGACCAAGGGCCGCGGCGAGATCCACGGCTCAACCCGCAAGATCTACAAGCAGAAGGGCACCGGCCGCGCCCGCCACGGCAACAATAAGGCCCCCCAGTTCCGCAAGGGCGGCCATGCCCACGAGAAGCGTCGCACCCGCGTCGACTACCACATGTCGATGCCCAAGAAGATGCGTCGCAAGGCGAACCTCAACGCCCTGCTGGCCAAGCTCATCGACAACGAGGTCAAGATTGTCGACAGCGTCAAGTTCGACAAGCCCTCGACCAAGGGCATGAACAGCCTGCTGAGCGCCCTTGGCATCAACCGCACGGTGCTGCTGGCCCTCCCCGAGGGTGCCGTTGACGCCCGGCTGAGCGCCCGCAACATCGACGACATCAGCTTGTGCCGAAGCGATCAGCTCACGGCCTGGAACCTGCTCAACAACCGCTTTGTCATCATCGAGAAGGCCGAACTGGAGGCCTTCCTGGCCGGCCCGCACACGCAGACCGGCAAGGACGCCAAGACCGAACCGCGTGGCCGCCAGGCCGCAACTACCGACGGGGAGGCCGCCTGA
- the idi gene encoding isopentenyl-diphosphate Delta-isomerase: protein MTVLVWYLALCVLVSLFTFALTLRNLRAFGPPPAADGSDEALVSVCIPCRNEAHNVEAVVESVLASHHGALEVLVYDDDSTDGTGEILARLVERYDRLNVVESQTLPPGWVGKQHACHRLSQVARGEWMLFIDADVRLEPDAIGRALAFARTSQSSLVSTFPRQITGTLGEALVVPMMFFLLIGYLPFSRMRRTRSPSASAACGQFLMIERAAYEASGGHAAIKDSMHDGVKLPRLCRKAGYGTDLFDGTQLCHVRMYAGFAQTWHGFAKNAFEGLGSLGLLTFLTTLHVMIHVVPWVALPLILITGGSALAVTLAAGAIVLQVAQRLVLTRRFDHAPGLAMLHPISVWMLTLIQWHSYVLHRASGRTWKGRTLSQPVEEQVVLVDADDRELGTMDKQAAHLDGGRLHRAFSVFVFDDQGRVLLQKRASGKYHFGGLWTNTCCSHPRPGEAPVDGARRRLYEEMGINIPLEPQGWFVYKAHDEASGLTEHELDHVFVGHFSGEPALNEDEAEDWRWIELSELRESLERQPGLYTPWLPLALARVFEGGDSLTRLQSSLGPAR from the coding sequence ATGACCGTGCTCGTGTGGTACCTGGCCTTGTGCGTTCTGGTCTCGCTGTTCACGTTCGCGCTGACCCTGCGCAACCTGCGGGCGTTCGGCCCGCCACCGGCAGCGGATGGCTCGGATGAAGCGCTCGTCAGCGTCTGCATTCCGTGCCGGAACGAGGCGCATAACGTCGAGGCGGTCGTCGAGTCCGTGCTCGCATCGCACCACGGGGCGCTCGAGGTGCTTGTCTACGACGACGACTCGACGGACGGCACCGGCGAGATCCTGGCCCGGCTTGTCGAGCGTTACGATCGCCTGAACGTTGTAGAGTCGCAGACGCTGCCGCCGGGATGGGTGGGCAAGCAGCACGCCTGCCACCGCTTGTCGCAGGTTGCCCGGGGCGAGTGGATGCTGTTCATCGATGCGGACGTGCGGCTCGAGCCCGACGCGATCGGCAGGGCTCTCGCGTTCGCCCGAACGTCGCAATCGTCGCTGGTGTCCACGTTCCCCCGCCAGATCACCGGCACGCTGGGCGAGGCGTTGGTCGTCCCGATGATGTTCTTCCTGCTGATCGGGTATCTGCCCTTCTCACGGATGCGCCGCACGCGCTCGCCGTCGGCCAGCGCCGCTTGTGGCCAGTTCCTGATGATCGAACGAGCCGCGTACGAGGCCTCCGGCGGGCATGCGGCGATCAAAGATTCCATGCACGACGGGGTCAAGCTCCCCCGCCTGTGTCGCAAGGCGGGATATGGGACTGATCTGTTCGATGGCACCCAATTGTGCCACGTTCGGATGTACGCGGGTTTCGCCCAGACCTGGCACGGGTTTGCGAAGAACGCGTTCGAGGGCCTCGGCTCACTCGGGCTGCTCACATTCTTGACAACGCTGCACGTGATGATCCACGTCGTGCCGTGGGTTGCCTTGCCATTGATCCTCATCACGGGTGGATCGGCTTTGGCGGTCACGCTTGCTGCTGGAGCCATCGTGCTGCAGGTAGCGCAGCGGCTCGTGCTTACTCGTCGATTCGATCACGCACCAGGCCTTGCGATGTTGCATCCGATCTCGGTCTGGATGCTTACGTTGATCCAGTGGCATTCTTATGTGCTGCACCGGGCGTCTGGACGGACTTGGAAGGGGCGCACGTTGTCGCAACCTGTTGAAGAGCAAGTCGTCCTCGTCGACGCCGACGATCGCGAACTAGGAACGATGGACAAGCAGGCCGCCCATCTCGACGGGGGCAGGCTCCATCGCGCGTTTTCCGTTTTTGTCTTCGATGACCAGGGCAGGGTCCTGCTGCAGAAGCGAGCGTCGGGGAAGTATCACTTCGGCGGGCTGTGGACCAATACCTGTTGCAGCCATCCAAGGCCCGGGGAAGCGCCCGTCGATGGAGCACGCCGGCGGCTGTACGAGGAGATGGGCATCAACATCCCGCTCGAGCCGCAGGGCTGGTTCGTGTACAAGGCACACGATGAGGCTAGCGGCCTGACCGAGCACGAACTCGATCACGTGTTTGTTGGGCATTTTTCGGGGGAGCCTGCTCTTAACGAGGATGAGGCCGAAGACTGGCGCTGGATCGAGCTATCTGAACTGCGTGAGTCGCTCGAACGTCAGCCAGGCCTGTATACGCCCTGGCTCCCGCTCGCGTTGGCACGAGTGTTCGAGGGCGGCGACTCGCTCACTCGTCTTCAATCATCTCTTGGGCCAGCACGCTGA
- the crtI gene encoding phytoene desaturase family protein, with the protein MEGGSSPKHVVVVGGGLAGLAAAVELRGRGTQVTLVEANDHLGGKMNVLTEKGYTFDMGPTILTLPEVLCGIIRRAERRVPDLIDLVRLDPQWRCFFEDGISIDLCESVDAMARELEAKVPGTGAGAGWRKLIEYSRRMNRLSRNVFFYKDVGGIRDVMRQSPAMDKQVMGDALAMRLHSTVAATIQKHLREPHARQIAEHFLQYVGSSPFLAPAILTMIASAQVDQGCWYAMGGTRKVAQTLERLATDLGVEVLVGVSVEEILTEGGRATGIRLADGRTIAADAVVSNCDVQRTYRDLIKTDQARNVQHQIARTHTPACSGVVLYLGLDRQYEHLAHHNFLFSKDSHEEFDDIYTRGVPARDPTLYIAAPSRTDPDQAPPGGEALYILIHTPYLRPGHEWNEPGGMLEHYRPVVMDKLARFQMEDIQEHIVVERSLTPTGIERMYNAEGGAIYGLASHGRLAGGFKPRNSSKIPGLFLAGGSTNPGPGVPMVLMSGVTAAKSAAEFLGLPATDIEGTSHGPTPEEVAAPTPAMA; encoded by the coding sequence ATGGAAGGCGGGAGTAGTCCAAAACATGTGGTCGTTGTTGGTGGCGGGCTCGCGGGCCTTGCGGCAGCGGTCGAGCTCCGTGGGCGGGGTACGCAGGTCACCCTCGTCGAAGCCAACGACCACCTCGGCGGCAAGATGAACGTGCTCACCGAGAAGGGCTATACCTTCGACATGGGGCCCACGATCCTGACCCTGCCCGAGGTCCTCTGCGGCATCATCCGGCGCGCGGAGCGGCGGGTGCCCGACCTGATCGACCTCGTCCGCCTCGACCCGCAGTGGCGTTGCTTCTTCGAGGACGGGATCAGCATTGATTTATGCGAGAGCGTTGATGCCATGGCGCGCGAGCTCGAGGCCAAGGTCCCCGGAACTGGTGCCGGAGCCGGTTGGCGGAAGCTGATCGAGTACAGCCGCCGGATGAACCGGCTCAGCCGCAACGTGTTCTTCTACAAGGACGTCGGCGGCATCCGTGACGTGATGCGACAGTCGCCCGCGATGGACAAGCAGGTCATGGGCGACGCCCTGGCGATGCGGCTGCACTCGACGGTGGCCGCCACGATCCAGAAGCACCTGCGCGAGCCGCACGCGAGGCAGATCGCCGAGCACTTCTTGCAATATGTCGGGTCGAGCCCGTTCCTGGCACCGGCCATCCTCACGATGATCGCCTCGGCCCAGGTGGATCAGGGCTGCTGGTACGCCATGGGCGGCACGCGCAAGGTTGCGCAAACACTCGAACGGCTTGCGACGGATCTTGGTGTCGAGGTTCTTGTCGGGGTGTCCGTCGAGGAGATCCTCACCGAGGGTGGGCGAGCCACCGGCATCCGGCTGGCCGACGGAAGGACCATCGCGGCCGACGCCGTGGTCTCGAACTGCGACGTGCAGCGGACCTATCGCGACCTCATCAAGACCGACCAAGCCCGGAATGTGCAACACCAGATCGCTCGCACGCACACGCCCGCGTGCAGCGGCGTCGTGCTGTACCTTGGCCTCGACCGCCAGTACGAGCACCTCGCACACCACAACTTCCTCTTCAGCAAGGACTCCCACGAGGAGTTTGACGATATCTACACGCGGGGCGTGCCGGCCCGCGACCCGACGCTGTACATCGCCGCGCCATCGCGGACCGACCCCGACCAGGCCCCGCCCGGGGGCGAAGCGCTCTACATCCTCATCCACACTCCCTATCTGCGTCCGGGCCACGAGTGGAACGAGCCGGGCGGGATGCTCGAGCACTACCGGCCCGTGGTCATGGACAAACTGGCCCGCTTCCAGATGGAGGACATCCAGGAGCACATCGTCGTCGAACGCTCGCTCACTCCGACCGGCATCGAACGGATGTACAACGCCGAGGGTGGGGCGATCTACGGCCTGGCCTCGCACGGCCGGCTCGCGGGCGGGTTCAAGCCCCGCAATTCGTCGAAGATCCCGGGCTTGTTCCTGGCCGGCGGCAGCACCAACCCCGGGCCGGGTGTCCCCATGGTGCTGATGAGCGGCGTGACGGCGGCGAAGTCAGCAGCCGAGTTTCTTGGTTTGCCCGCGACCGACATCGAGGGCACGAGCCACGGGCCCACACCCGAAGAGGTCGCGGCACCGACGCCGGCCATGGCATGA
- the rpmC gene encoding 50S ribosomal protein L29, which produces MTGEEVRKLDNNEIQAELVRLRKHLFQLRVQASTEKVEDNSEFSKTRKDIARLMTERSSRQIARQAG; this is translated from the coding sequence ATGACCGGCGAAGAAGTTCGCAAGCTCGACAACAACGAGATCCAGGCGGAACTCGTCCGCCTGCGCAAGCACCTGTTCCAGTTGCGCGTGCAGGCCTCCACCGAGAAGGTCGAGGACAACAGCGAGTTCTCCAAGACCCGCAAGGACATCGCCCGCCTGATGACCGAGCGGTCGTCCAGGCAGATCGCCAGGCAGGCCGGCTGA
- the rpsJ gene encoding 30S ribosomal protein S10, which yields MQGGRIRIRMEAYDHIALDASAREIVDHAKRTNARVAGPVPLPTRIERYTVLRGPFIDKKSREQFEIRTHKRIIDIHEPNARTVEALNRLVVPAGVFVKIKA from the coding sequence ATGCAAGGTGGTCGCATTCGAATTCGGATGGAAGCGTATGACCACATCGCCCTCGATGCTTCGGCTCGAGAGATCGTGGACCACGCCAAGCGGACCAACGCCCGAGTGGCCGGTCCGGTCCCTCTGCCGACGCGGATCGAGCGGTACACGGTCCTCCGTGGACCGTTCATCGACAAGAAGAGCCGCGAGCAGTTCGAGATCCGCACGCACAAGCGGATCATCGATATCCACGAGCCCAACGCCCGCACCGTCGAGGCGTTGAACCGGCTGGTGGTGCCCGCGGGCGTGTTCGTAAAGATCAAGGCCTGA
- the rpsC gene encoding 30S ribosomal protein S3, whose product MGQKIHPFGFRLGVTEAHRSRWYAPKAIYGELLVEDQKIREYLDKRLNRNPGRPHAAVASVEIERTREELVVLIRTARPGVVIGPKGAEVERMTEELMLMTGRKVSIKILEIKNPDMSAQLVAANVAEQLSRRSSFRRVVKMRAEGVMQNGAKGVKIQISGRLGGAEMSRRLDVRLGALPLSTLQANIDYGFEEARTTAGRLGVKVWIYKGEYEAQDEETTSKAAGARVASRGRR is encoded by the coding sequence ATGGGACAAAAGATCCACCCCTTCGGCTTCCGATTGGGAGTCACCGAAGCCCACCGCAGCCGGTGGTACGCCCCCAAGGCCATCTACGGCGAATTGCTCGTTGAGGATCAGAAGATCCGCGAGTACCTCGACAAGCGCCTGAACCGCAACCCGGGCCGCCCCCACGCGGCGGTGGCCAGCGTCGAGATCGAGCGCACCCGCGAGGAGCTGGTCGTGCTCATCCGCACGGCCCGCCCGGGCGTGGTCATCGGCCCCAAGGGTGCCGAGGTCGAGCGCATGACCGAAGAGCTGATGCTCATGACCGGCCGCAAGGTGTCGATCAAGATCCTCGAGATCAAGAACCCCGACATGAGCGCCCAGTTGGTGGCCGCTAACGTGGCCGAGCAGCTCAGTCGTCGCTCCAGCTTCCGCCGCGTCGTGAAGATGCGTGCCGAGGGCGTGATGCAGAACGGCGCCAAGGGCGTGAAGATCCAGATCTCGGGCCGCCTGGGTGGTGCCGAGATGAGCCGCCGCCTGGACGTCCGCCTGGGCGCATTGCCCCTGTCGACGCTGCAGGCCAACATCGACTACGGCTTCGAGGAGGCCCGCACGACCGCGGGTCGCCTGGGCGTGAAGGTGTGGATCTACAAGGGCGAGTACGAGGCCCAGGACGAAGAGACGACCTCGAAGGCCGCCGGCGCACGCGTCGCCAGCCGGGGACGCAGGTAA
- the rplB gene encoding 50S ribosomal protein L2 gives MAIRVYKPTSPGRRNASVNLHVEVDKKRPEKALLSPLNKKGGRNHTGVITVRGRGGGAKRMYRQIDFRRKDRDGIEGKVIGIEYDPNRSSHIALVEYTDGVKRYVICPKGLKTGMTVLTSSDSAIEPNVGNCMPLRFIPSGMEVHCIELAVGKGAQICRSAGSYARLTNREGKYATLVLPSGETRRVSLDCRAVVGAVGNSDHQRRRLGKAGLTRHLGRRPITRGVAKSHHAHPLGGGEGRSKGNRTPVSPSGVDAKGGGTRNKKQYSTQLIIRRRRSKRYGQLAK, from the coding sequence ATGGCCATCCGCGTCTACAAACCAACCTCGCCCGGGCGTCGCAACGCCTCGGTCAACCTCCACGTCGAGGTCGACAAGAAGCGCCCCGAGAAGGCCCTGCTGAGCCCCTTGAACAAGAAGGGCGGCCGCAACCACACGGGCGTGATCACGGTGCGGGGTCGTGGCGGCGGCGCGAAGCGCATGTACCGCCAGATCGACTTCCGCCGCAAAGACCGCGACGGCATCGAGGGCAAGGTCATCGGCATCGAGTACGATCCCAACCGCTCGAGCCACATCGCCTTGGTCGAATACACCGACGGCGTCAAACGCTACGTCATCTGCCCCAAAGGCCTGAAGACGGGCATGACCGTCCTGACCTCGAGCGATTCGGCCATCGAGCCCAACGTGGGCAACTGCATGCCGCTGCGGTTCATCCCCTCGGGCATGGAAGTCCATTGCATCGAGCTGGCCGTGGGTAAGGGTGCCCAGATCTGCCGCTCGGCAGGGTCGTACGCCCGCCTGACCAACCGCGAGGGCAAGTACGCCACGCTGGTCCTGCCCTCGGGCGAGACCCGCCGCGTGAGCCTGGACTGCCGCGCCGTGGTGGGGGCCGTGGGCAACAGCGACCACCAGCGTCGCCGCCTGGGCAAGGCCGGCCTGACGCGCCACCTCGGCCGCCGGCCGATCACCCGCGGTGTGGCCAAGAGCCACCACGCCCACCCGCTGGGTGGTGGTGAGGGACGCAGTAAGGGCAACCGCACGCCGGTGAGCCCCAGCGGTGTGGACGCCAAGGGCGGCGGCACCCGCAACAAGAAGCAGTACAGCACCCAGCTGATCATCCGTCGCCGCCGCAGCAAGCGGTACGGGCAGCTGGCCAAATGA
- a CDS encoding aldehyde dehydrogenase family protein codes for MSDIVPLLDACVWHERRTKRILRTKRIGHGGVWRFGQRVTVRRAPLGHVAIIATWNYPYQLLGIQLVQAIAAGNNVTVKPSERSPRCQLALLELARDAGLDASRLDWTDATREAGREMLERGTFDHVVFTGSTAIGRDIAGALAGSLTPSTLELSGSDSAIVLGDADAGLAADSIYFALALNSGQSCMAPRRVIVEDGAYKQFIDAFTKKFEQQARCRLVRGSEAQHCRSLVEQGRAMGAGVVSSDLDSSTGFAPTAILDCPADADVASSDHFGPAIAVLRSGSRSETLSLAGLSNKALATSIFTNSPAEAQTIAREIGSGFITINDCMVPTAHPGASLAGRGPSGWGVSRGELGLLAMTRPQFVSKTSRKLRLPTEEPSQRVQRNIERFVRWRYSR; via the coding sequence ATGTCGGACATCGTACCGCTGCTGGACGCCTGCGTGTGGCATGAGAGGCGGACAAAGCGCATCTTGAGAACCAAGCGTATCGGCCACGGTGGGGTCTGGCGTTTCGGACAACGCGTGACCGTCCGAAGGGCACCGCTCGGTCATGTCGCGATCATCGCAACCTGGAATTATCCGTATCAGCTCCTGGGCATCCAGCTTGTGCAGGCGATCGCCGCGGGAAACAACGTGACCGTCAAGCCCAGCGAGCGATCCCCTCGCTGCCAGCTCGCGCTGCTCGAACTCGCTCGGGATGCGGGGCTCGACGCGTCGCGGCTCGACTGGACCGACGCCACCCGCGAAGCGGGACGGGAAATGCTGGAGCGGGGCACGTTCGACCACGTTGTCTTTACCGGGTCGACGGCCATCGGGCGCGACATCGCCGGAGCGCTGGCCGGCTCGCTGACGCCAAGCACGCTGGAGCTCTCGGGCTCGGATTCGGCGATCGTGCTCGGCGATGCAGACGCCGGGCTTGCCGCCGACTCGATCTACTTCGCGTTGGCGCTCAACTCGGGACAGAGCTGCATGGCACCGAGGCGGGTGATCGTCGAGGATGGGGCGTACAAACAGTTCATCGACGCATTCACAAAGAAGTTCGAACAGCAGGCCCGGTGCCGGCTTGTTCGTGGCTCCGAAGCCCAGCATTGCAGATCGCTCGTCGAGCAGGGGCGAGCGATGGGGGCCGGGGTCGTTTCCAGCGACCTGGATTCAAGCACTGGATTCGCACCGACGGCGATCCTGGATTGTCCGGCCGATGCCGATGTTGCTTCGAGCGACCATTTTGGGCCCGCGATCGCGGTGCTGCGATCGGGGAGCCGTTCCGAGACGCTCTCGCTTGCCGGGCTCTCGAACAAGGCCCTGGCAACGTCGATCTTTACCAATTCACCGGCCGAAGCGCAGACAATCGCCCGGGAGATCGGCTCGGGATTTATCACGATCAACGATTGCATGGTCCCGACGGCCCACCCCGGTGCCAGCCTGGCGGGCCGGGGGCCCAGCGGCTGGGGGGTCTCCAGGGGAGAGCTAGGGTTGCTGGCAATGACAAGGCCCCAGTTCGTCTCTAAGACGAGCCGGAAGCTACGACTCCCCACCGAGGAGCCGAGCCAGCGGGTGCAGCGGAACATCGAGCGATTCGTGCGTTGGCGGTATAGCAGGTGA
- the ruvB gene encoding Holliday junction branch migration DNA helicase RuvB, whose product MALDRVIAPTATDTAEEHAGWALRPQRLAEYVGQRDTLERLAIAVQAARGRGEALDHVLLHGPPGLGKTTLAHVIAAEMGTKVHVTSGPALSRGTDLVAALTRLEAGDVLFIDEIHRTPAAVEEFVYPAMEDFRVDVTLDAGLNARTVQIKCKPFTLIGATTRAGLLSAPLRSRFGLIHHLRFYEVAELASIVERSAGLLELAIEAPAIDAIAKRSRGTPRIANRLLRRVRDFSSVRSDGRATAGTVDEALALEGVDSFGLDELDRTYLRTIGTTYGGGPVGLEALAATMNEDSGTLEDMVEPFLLKLGFVARHRRGRELTEAGADHVGVTTAPRPGRDDIALFDD is encoded by the coding sequence ATGGCCCTGGATCGGGTGATCGCCCCCACCGCTACCGACACCGCCGAAGAGCACGCCGGCTGGGCCTTACGCCCGCAGCGGCTGGCCGAGTACGTGGGCCAGCGCGACACGCTCGAGCGGCTGGCCATCGCGGTGCAGGCCGCCCGGGGGCGCGGCGAGGCCCTGGATCACGTCCTGCTGCACGGGCCGCCGGGCCTGGGGAAGACGACGCTGGCCCACGTCATCGCCGCCGAGATGGGCACGAAGGTGCACGTCACCAGCGGGCCGGCGCTCTCACGTGGGACCGACCTGGTCGCGGCGCTCACGCGGCTCGAAGCGGGTGACGTGCTGTTCATCGACGAGATCCACCGCACGCCGGCGGCGGTCGAGGAGTTCGTCTACCCCGCCATGGAAGACTTCCGCGTGGACGTGACGCTCGACGCGGGGCTGAACGCTCGAACCGTGCAGATCAAGTGCAAGCCGTTCACGCTCATTGGGGCCACGACGCGGGCGGGCCTGCTCAGCGCGCCGCTGCGCAGCCGCTTCGGGCTCATCCACCACCTTCGGTTCTACGAGGTTGCCGAGCTGGCCTCGATCGTGGAACGCAGCGCCGGGCTGCTGGAACTCGCGATCGAGGCACCGGCCATCGACGCCATCGCTAAACGCAGCCGGGGCACGCCGCGTATCGCCAACCGTTTGCTGCGGCGCGTTCGAGACTTCTCGTCGGTGCGTTCGGACGGCCGCGCGACGGCGGGCACGGTGGACGAGGCGCTCGCCCTCGAGGGGGTTGACTCATTCGGCCTCGACGAGCTCGATCGGACCTACCTGCGGACCATCGGCACGACCTACGGCGGCGGGCCCGTCGGCCTCGAAGCCCTCGCGGCAACCATGAACGAGGACTCGGGCACGCTCGAGGATATGGTCGAGCCCTTCCTCCTGAAATTAGGTTTCGTGGCCAGGCACCGGCGTGGACGCGAGCTCACCGAAGCGGGCGCGGACCATGTCGGGGTAACCACCGCCCCGCGGCCGGGCCGCGACGACATCGCGCTCTTCGACGACTGA
- the rplP gene encoding 50S ribosomal protein L16, producing the protein MPPYKIPKRVKFRKEFRRVRDRKATKGNYVAFGDFGLQALEGCWLKSNQIEAGRIASTHYLKRQGKLFIRVFPDKPVSKKPLEQRMGKGKADVDYWAARVRPGTMIYELAGVPEEMAREAMKRMAMKMPIRCRFVKRRTTVG; encoded by the coding sequence ATGCCACCGTATAAGATCCCAAAGCGAGTGAAGTTCCGCAAGGAGTTCCGCCGCGTTCGCGATCGCAAGGCGACCAAGGGCAACTACGTGGCCTTCGGCGACTTTGGGCTGCAGGCTCTGGAAGGCTGCTGGCTCAAGAGCAACCAGATCGAGGCGGGGCGCATCGCGTCGACGCACTATCTCAAGCGTCAGGGCAAGCTGTTCATCCGCGTGTTTCCCGACAAGCCGGTGAGCAAGAAGCCCCTCGAGCAGCGCATGGGTAAGGGCAAGGCCGACGTGGATTACTGGGCGGCGCGGGTTCGCCCGGGCACCATGATCTACGAGCTGGCCGGCGTGCCCGAAGAGATGGCTCGCGAGGCGATGAAGCGCATGGCCATGAAGATGCCCATCCGCTGCCGATTCGTTAAGCGCCGGACAACGGTGGGTTAA
- the rplV gene encoding 50S ribosomal protein L22 gives MARFVSEVRFHRGSTQKARLVADLIRGKTVDEALNLLNFSQKRASDNMSKALNAAIADAELADADVTELFVVESRVDEGPHIKRFRPKDRGRAHPIIKQTSHITVGVQERA, from the coding sequence ATTGCCCGGTTCGTCAGCGAGGTGCGGTTCCACCGAGGCAGCACGCAGAAGGCGCGGCTGGTGGCCGACCTCATCCGCGGCAAGACCGTGGACGAGGCGCTCAACCTGCTGAACTTCAGCCAGAAGCGTGCCTCGGACAACATGTCCAAGGCCCTCAACGCGGCCATCGCCGACGCCGAGCTGGCCGACGCGGACGTCACCGAGTTGTTCGTGGTCGAGAGCCGCGTGGACGAGGGCCCGCACATCAAGCGGTTCCGCCCCAAGGATCGTGGCCGGGCCCATCCGATCATCAAGCAGACCAGCCACATCACCGTGGGTGTCCAGGAGCGAGCGTAA
- the rplW gene encoding 50S ribosomal protein L23, which translates to MHPSTVIKKPIVTERSTATMADDNRYTFLVDRRADKTSIKHAVETLYGVSVLAVTTQLRKSRERRLKYGYVQAPPTKKAIVRLAEGQTIDLF; encoded by the coding sequence ATGCACCCGAGCACCGTCATCAAGAAGCCCATCGTCACCGAGCGCAGCACGGCGACCATGGCCGACGACAACCGCTACACCTTCCTGGTCGACCGCCGGGCCGACAAGACGTCCATCAAGCACGCCGTCGAGACGCTCTACGGCGTCAGCGTGCTGGCGGTCACCACACAGCTGCGCAAGAGCCGCGAGCGTCGGCTGAAGTACGGCTACGTCCAGGCCCCACCGACCAAGAAGGCCATCGTGCGCCTGGCCGAGGGCCAGACCATCGACCTGTTCTGA